The genomic DNA CATTATGCACCTGTTGTTAgttagcaaatatatttttgtccgaattttattatgttatagttgtccgtGTCTCAGCTCAAAAACCTAACAAgtacttatcaaaattttatctttatatatttcatGTCTTCAGTTCAGCACTGAACGTCAGTTCTACACTCTCAGTGAAATACTTAATCTCAGCGATAATTCAACTATAACAGTGAATAGTGAACTGGGTCGTGATTCAGGTGTACTCGTAGAGGTAATCCCAAACAAACACAttacaaataaacatattagactgcttttttttttttgaactatttttttttcgatcccatggtgaaattttgttggaaataccataaaaaaaaattccctaaaaatttgggactttaattttaatattaagtactagacttaggcctgtaaagatttcccatataaaatacacgtaaaacttgatttttttctttttaattttataactcagcggcagttgatgggattatctcacccgtcattaggtattcctcagaattgaacgctctacaaaagtctccattgcggtaaagttatagcttgcacctgcggggtagtacgggcccccaaacctaatttttccatgaaattcgcgtttttttggaattatctcgtaaacaacactagatacagaaaaattgttaataaaatttaatttcctacaaaaaagtatttggcaccaaatcgataatattaatactcTTTGAGATACAGAGATTTTAAGAACTAACTTGAAGTTCAAAACTCGAAAAATGGTATCGTATTCTAAGGTAAAAGCTTTCTGTAATACCAGATCAAAGTTACCATAAAACAGTCTCAAAGCTTAAAAGATCTGTTTACTCTAAAGGAGGATACTTTCCATCTTTCTGAAAGTCTTGGCGAGCATTACGACTGTCTCAACAGAAATTTATTCTCCAAGTTTATCAAAAAAAGCAACTTTCAGCTCTTATctgcaaatatgtatttttagaaCTTTCACCAGAACTTTTTTGAGAACACAATTGATACATTTCGCATTATACAAAATGAGACCTTTAAAAAGCTCAccgaaacaaaaataatatttttcggttgAAAATCAAGGTTAACAAATGTAGATTATGCTAGGTACaaattacataatatttaagCGTCTGCTCTGCCCCATTTCGTTTACAGCAATTAAGTTTACGAAATTCGACTGTTTATAGCTCAATTCCCAAAAGTACACTGCTGTCAGACCTTCGATTTATTGCTCGATTGTGCCCCTATTTATTATCTCAATTTCgcaatacacatttattttaacaacctctatatatttattaccttttcacacatacgcacatatacaCTCATACACACGCGCACGAATAACGAAAAGGAGCAAATGCCAACACCAAAGGAAAGTGATAACAGCGACACACCACAGGTCCATCGCGTCGAAGGCGGTCTGATATTCACGCGTCCTAATTTACCCGCCAAGAAGGACGTGCACATCGAGTTCATTGAAAAGGATAATGAGTAAGCGAAAtctctaaaaatttattaccacacacatatacttaagCAAACCAATAACatacatgtacacacacacatatatcctcactttacacatatttacacaatGGCTTATCCCTCGCTTGGCATGCAGAACACGCAATCTCATACGCAAGGCCATCGAACGCAATGACTTCCTCAACAACTATATGGACAAGGAGCGCAAGGAGATGGTCATCGATGCGATGGCGCCAACATTCTACAAAAAAGACTCTTATATTATACACGAAAATGATGAGGGTTCGGAAATTTATGTCTCCGAAACGGGTTACTTTGATGTGATCAAGGGTGGCAAGGTGGTGGGTAGTTTTGGGCCGACAACACTTTTCGGTGAATTGGCCATACTTTATAATGCTAATCGTTTGGCATCGGTTCGAGGTAAGTGCAGTTTACAAATTAAATGGTGCTAATGTGACAAAGGCGTGCCTAATGAGACGCACATAATGTCTTCTTCTCTTCGTAGCGACGACAAATGCGCGCGTGTGGAAAATCACACGTGAGACATTCCGTCAGATTATGGTGCTCTCCGAGTCAAAGGAAAGAGAtgagaatttaacatttttacgtGCGGCGCCATTTCTTAACGATCTGTCTGATGATGTGCTCAACAAAGTAGTGGATCTGCTGCAGCGAGTGAGTAGAAAGTACAGAGTATACTCGTAGATACAAAACTTGACTTTGCTTTGACGTACAGAAATACTACGAACCCAATGCTTGCATTGTGCGCGAGGGCGAAGTGGGAAATGAGTTTTTCATTATACGTGGCGGTACAGTGACcatcaaaaagaaaaatgagCATAATGTAGAACGTGTGGTGGATCGACGGAAGCGTGGTGATTATTTCGGTGAACAAGCGCTGCTTAACGCGGACCGACGACAAGCCAGCGTATATGCCGATGCGCCAGGCACTGAAGTGCTCAAATTAGACAGAGAGTAAGTGAGCTTTCACTCGAGCTTTTGGTTTAGAGCTTTCATCACTTACATTTTATTCAAagcttttttacaatttcactTGAACTTTCGGTTAGAGCTTTCACCACATACATTTCTATTCTAAGAGCTTTCGAGGttacttaatttcatttctTATACATGTTCTGACATAGTTCTTCCTTAGTAAAGCTAgcgcatatttgttactttaagCTTTAACTTTACATTTAAGAAATTTTCGCTTATCTTAATAAGCTTTCACCAGCTTACATAACAGCttctaaaaattttcacttgGTTTTCAAAAGGAGTACTAAAATATGTATTCGTTCAATCAACAGAGCTTTCATCAGTTATCTCGGCACCATACCGCAGCTGCGCGAGAAGCCCGAAGAACGTAAATCAGCCGAACGCAAGCAAAGCACGCGACAATCCGAATTTGACAACGAGTACGCACATGTACAGCTAACTGATCTGAAAAAAGTAGCAACATTGGGTGCTGGTGCTTTCGGCTGTGTGGATTTGGTGTCGTACAATGATAAAACCTTTGCATTGAAAATCATCAAAAAAATCGACGTCATCAAACAGGATCAGGTAGAGCATGTGTACAGTGAAAAACATGTAATGATGAAGTGTCGTAGCTCACCGTTCATAATAGAGTAAGTCGTATGCTAAAGTTTCACGCACTTTGAACTTTCAATTCGTCTTTCTTTTTAGGTTATATAAGACTTTCCGCAATGAAAAATTCGTTTACTTCCTAATGGAAGCTTGCATGGGTGGCGATGTTTGGACGGTTATGTCGCAGCGCCGCTTCTTCGATGAGCGCACCGCCAAATTCCTCGCCGGCTGTGTAGTAGAAGCTTTCGACTTTCTGCACTCACACAATATTATTTATAGGGACTTGAAGCCGGAGAATTTAATGTTAACGACGGATGGGTATTGTAAGTTGGTGAGTTATAGAATACTTAGGTATTGAAAAACTAGTATACAAAGAACTTATTTTCGAATACACTTCAAAGGTCGATTTTGGCTTCGCCAAGCACATACCGCCCAATCAAAAAACGAACACCTTTGCCGGCACACCCGAGTACGTCGCGCCTGAGATCATTTTGGATCGGGGACATGATCGCGCCGTGGACTACTGGGCGCTGGGCATACTGATATTCGAATTGCTTGTGGGTAAAACACCATTTCGTggacaaaatcaaataaaaatttaccagCAGATATTGGGCGGCATTGACGTTATACAAATGCCCTCGAAAATACCGCGTTCAGCTCAGGGTCTCATCAAACATTTATGTAAACAATTGCCGGCAGAGCGGCTGGGTTATCAGCGACGCGGCATTTTAGATATTAAGCGGCATAGGTAAGTGTTGAGAGCAGGGAAAACAAGAGAACggtgtacaaaaatatttccacttGCAGTTGGTTTGACAATTTGGACTGGAATAAGTTGAAATATAAGCAACTGCCGTCACCGATAAAGCGACCCATAACATGCAACACTGATTTGCAGTACTTTGGACCAGCTGGTGTAGAAAATGACTACGATCCGCCTGATGAAACGAGTGGTTGGGATATTGATTTTTAAAGTCGCAAGCaatcataatatttttactaaaaagcAATTTATATATTACGCAATTACAGTTAGAactaaattatgtaaaaatttttttagaagcgaacttttattatattaataattaattatattatatatattagaatGTAAGCGACTTTTTTGGCAaaacttctttatatttttgtgcATATTTTCGCAGAACCAtaaaatctatgccaaattagTTAGATAGTTTATGAAAATTGagataaaaacatttaattattttattatagtttaagcggataaaaaaaatacttgccCAGTACAGAAAATTGTCGATTACACCGTAGAAATAACGATagtttattgcaaataaaattgatattagaAAATCTTATATACCAAAGACCTGAGTTCTTGTTGTTCAAATTCGATGGTGAAGTTATAAGTACTTAGCATCAACATCCGATGGCAACTTCATCATCATCAGCGTTGGCTATCTTAGGAAAATTCACTATCGTGTAATACATTTACAAAAGAAAACTTTCTAATAAGTATTGTTTCgaccagggataatgggatgcccaacacTTTCCAGCGTGAGAGcacctcaaaattagcgttctttataacattttccattgtagccaaatcggacaaaataataatttttgggaatttaagttaaaatacccaacatttattaatattaaatattatatatgtatatgtaccagTTAAACATgtgcagaaactatttaaaccctttttgtgattttgtaatatattaaaactattaatttttgAGCTTTCAATACTTTGTCAAAAGAAttaatgtattagctctcaacaatttaaaaaaaaattataatttttagttgaaaataatatttctaagcatggcatcacaaaatatttcatcacatacatttctatttcgtttttcttccattttctttgttttctaatttttgttagtgatcttcaacagcagcaacaaatctctctatttacatatttttctgtaggatttcaatctggccaTCCCGCTTTTTGCAATTGCTAAAGGTCAGACCTCCAGCAcattgacagttgcttgagttcaggaGGTTCTGACGTTCAGCAAtagcgctctcatttccagtgagagatgatTTCCAGGCTTCGCATTATCTCTGGTTTCGACTGCGTGTGGAAGCGATTATGTATGCtggatttaaaaatatatatgttggtcagtaatttgatttttatagttgaaaataaaatagcaatAGGATGATGGCTATAATAGAAGATTACTTGACATACGCTTATGATATCGGATTGGCAGAACGCTCTTTTAAGGGAAAGAGTGAACTTCACCCGGCTTCCAAGAATGCgatgactgtcatatcaacatCACAGCTGTGAGTTACCGTTTTAAAAGATTGAGAAGGTATGCCGATGCAACAGCAGTCGGATTCCCACGAcaatcgggtctacgtaaccggaacggacgcggatttttatccggccaaggactgtcaacgcggcaaaattctgccgttacagcaacaacaacacaccacAGTCAACTTGGTCGAATTAAGCTGCGAATTCATCACTCCTcaagattttaatgaaatgaggAAGAAGCCATCAGAAAAGGTAGAATTAAGCTACGAAGAAACGGAGCTCTATTTAGCAGACCtccagaaaatgtatttttcagaTAATTTGAGGATGTTCGAATGAACATATATTTCTCCGAAAGTTTGATGCTAATccagcaaatagtttcggagaaaGCATATTTCAAAGAATTTTTCGAATTAGAGTAATACAAGTAGGCGAACAAAACTTTCACAGttggtgaggaaaatttctccaaaACGACTAAAGcgatcgacctgaaattttcacacgattttccagataatgatcgaaggaatgagacttttgatatttttcagttttctcAACCACTCtgatgtgtatattttttcacaaaaaacgacttttttcGCGCAGCCGCTATTtcgtcaaaaatcaaaattttgaggATTCCTATGTTCATTGCCCGTATTCATctattttaataacaattttatttggtGTTTGgagttgagataattttaagaagaaaaatCTTGTTCACCGCCAGACCACTTTTTTCAGAGGTCCTTCTGAAGATCGGCTACGGaatcaagggaatccaaaattttcaaaatgaatcactGATTATTAGTTatagtacattaaattctgtacatttaacgtttttaaattaattttttaaataaagtgccttttaataaaaattcacgAAAAAGCGCGTTTTTTCTGACTCGCAAGTGGTTATGTCCTTTTAATTGCCAGACAATGCCAAAAGCATGCAACTTTTTGCAGCCAACCAAATCACGCTTTTGAAGCTAATAATCTAATGCACCTATTAGCCCCAGTAAATAACACTATTAATACAATAATCAGCTAACAATGTACGCCGCTTACATAATAAAGACAACAGCAAAAGTCGCATACAAAGCGAGGCATAATGCCTTTGAACAATAtgcattatgtacatatgtatatgtgtgcatatatagaAAGCGACTAAGGTCCTTGCTTTCAACTTCAACTACTATGCAACTATTAACGCTAATATTGTAGCATACGCGCTTTGTGTACGAACACGCATGCAGTGAAAATCATATTATTATGCAATGCAAAGTAAAGCGGCAGGCATGCAAAAGCGCAGCGACAAGTCACGTGTTATGTGCAACAATTACGCCGTCAGCAACAGTTGTAGCGAGATGAAAAACCAACAAGAGCAAAAACTTGTAGCGAAGCGGTACAACAATAGAATCATTGCTGTGCATGCGAGTGGCGCGCAAGCGTGTAGAACAATACGaaacaagtttttatatttgtaaataggCATTTTTATGCTTattaacatacacatacacacaagaaTTTAAATGCAACTGTGGCTGAACTTTTTGTTTCCAATGTCACTGCAATGTGTTGCCACCGACGTCGATGTTGCAACAAACAAGcgatcataataataataatcagtaACAAAAGCCAtagcaatatgtatatataagtaagaATAAGTTCAAAtatgagtgtatgtgtatgtgtccgTGTATttgactacatatgtatatatatatatatgttgttgATACGAGTTTATTTATATGTGGCTTGAAACTATATTGAGAATACAGTGAGTATCCGCAGTGGTGAACCCCGCATACTTTATCGAGGCGATTTTTTCGCAGGAAAATATTCACTGGAATTGTTTCGAAAGCCTTTAATTTGTAAGACATtgcctgaacagtgtatattaagttagcACCCAGTAGTAAATGTCGGATAGCCtagaatgtgtatatataaataagcagCGTGACGAGCTCAGTCTGTTTAGCCATGGTCGTCTGTATATATAGACGTGAACCTgtccctcaatttttaagatatcgatctaaaattttgcatttaatcTTTTCTGTTCAAAAAGCTGCCAATTTGTCGGTACTGCCGttatcagactactatagcacatgtattgtacatagctgtcatacaaactaaccgatacAAACCaggtttttgtatggaaaacttttttatttgacaagatatttttgcaaaatttacgaTGTAGTATTGTCCAAGAGAATGCTAAAATATATAGAGAAACTGGCCAAATCGGATGACgaaatcatatagctgccatataaagtgACTGATGAAAATCAaggtaaagatatttttatacccattcatgctataagaaatgcacctatgaaaggtattatagcttccgtTGTTAGTTTATTTACTCAACAGGCCTTTGAGTCAATATCAAGTTTGccaaaaactttgttttctcttaaataatatttgatatcGGTCTCCTTCTCCCTTAGCAGCcaagatattaaaattataaaattattcctACTTTTGTtcacttcaaatttttaaatacgaccgtaaatgaaattttaaactttaaacaaCCTTGTACTCATTTACCAAACCGGAAGCGGAAATTCAACAAACCATTGATTTTCCGTTTAAGTACCTCTGCTGGCATTTAATTATGCTGTCGCGTAAGTTTGGCACAATTGCATAAGGAAATATATGGTTCTACAGGGAAGGGAAATTACAAAagcgaaaacaacaaaaaatctgaaaaataaatttacattctgtacatatgtgtacataattaTGCAGTATATGCGCATatgtaacatttttaataacacaaaGCGAACTTTTCCAGCTGTGAAGTGGCTGTGAACTACTGAGCAAtcaacgaaaaataaaaatgagcagcaaaaataattttgcatattaCGCAAAGTGCTCTACTTTGTGACTGGCATTGAACTCGCATGC from Bactrocera oleae isolate idBacOlea1 chromosome 3, idBacOlea1, whole genome shotgun sequence includes the following:
- the LOC106615054 gene encoding cGMP-dependent protein kinase 1 isoform X2, with product MACFPRKLRIFNRTTASFTPAEDENTDTLLNNAANPVQIGRYIRREETALFTPKSSEEQIIDNRNNRTNNNNNVGSNNGHDNNVTKSNNINGNSANGSLINNESSNVNSLPPKKFISNKAHNLNRNNSANKSNNNNKDGVANLLLKPVKGRRPTALPSDAPNLEEEEEYDDVDGVEKERAAAELDRIVEEKTGALNVNIKQANGYRSNSSDQDTPTTPGSTLAVRFFIGQHAHDEDAASAQSLDAGSYRSTEAVTVQSSEQQQKQTKKLHLQTADAIDGNNTTGTFTTLMQLSAPNSQEWSTQSNSSRLASACSSPTLYGPQATTRKSKSKSWRKARGNSPPAEDLHIPPPPPLPPQPLTTASSSASLLSLRSNKIKRNSAVATPTTATPHIEEGGISANAEFARPPSYDVRYDGTGSLTTAATTAASDATNDKFSTERQFYTLSEILNLSDNSTITVNSELGRDSGVLVEEQMPTPKESDNSDTPQVHRVEGGLIFTRPNLPAKKDVHIEFIEKDNETRNLIRKAIERNDFLNNYMDKERKEMVIDAMAPTFYKKDSYIIHENDEGSEIYVSETGYFDVIKGGKVVGSFGPTTLFGELAILYNANRLASVRATTNARVWKITRETFRQIMVLSESKERDENLTFLRAAPFLNDLSDDVLNKVVDLLQRKYYEPNACIVREGEVGNEFFIIRGGTVTIKKKNEHNVERVVDRRKRGDYFGEQALLNADRRQASVYADAPGTEVLKLDREAFISYLGTIPQLREKPEERKSAERKQSTRQSEFDNEYAHVQLTDLKKVATLGAGAFGCVDLVSYNDKTFALKIIKKIDVIKQDQVEHVYSEKHVMMKCRSSPFIIELYKTFRNEKFVYFLMEACMGGDVWTVMSQRRFFDERTAKFLAGCVVEAFDFLHSHNIIYRDLKPENLMLTTDGYCKLVDFGFAKHIPPNQKTNTFAGTPEYVAPEIILDRGHDRAVDYWALGILIFELLVGKTPFRGQNQIKIYQQILGGIDVIQMPSKIPRSAQGLIKHLCKQLPAERLGYQRRGILDIKRHSWFDNLDWNKLKYKQLPSPIKRPITCNTDLQYFGPAGVENDYDPPDETSGWDIDF
- the LOC106615054 gene encoding cGMP-dependent protein kinase 1 isoform X1, translating into MACFPRKLRIFNRTTASFTPAEDENTDTLLNNAANPVQIGRYIRREETALFTPKSSEQLRKSQEQIIDNRNNRTNNNNNVGSNNGHDNNVTKSNNINGNSANGSLINNESSNVNSLPPKKFISNKAHNLNRNNSANKSNNNNKDGVANLLLKPVKGRRPTALPSDAPNLEEEEEYDDVDGVEKERAAAELDRIVEEKTGALNVNIKQANGYRSNSSDQDTPTTPGSTLAVRFFIGQHAHDEDAASAQSLDAGSYRSTEAVTVQSSEQQQKQTKKLHLQTADAIDGNNTTGTFTTLMQLSAPNSQEWSTQSNSSRLASACSSPTLYGPQATTRKSKSKSWRKARGNSPPAEDLHIPPPPPLPPQPLTTASSSASLLSLRSNKIKRNSAVATPTTATPHIEEGGISANAEFARPPSYDVRYDGTGSLTTAATTAASDATNDKFSTERQFYTLSEILNLSDNSTITVNSELGRDSGVLVEEQMPTPKESDNSDTPQVHRVEGGLIFTRPNLPAKKDVHIEFIEKDNETRNLIRKAIERNDFLNNYMDKERKEMVIDAMAPTFYKKDSYIIHENDEGSEIYVSETGYFDVIKGGKVVGSFGPTTLFGELAILYNANRLASVRATTNARVWKITRETFRQIMVLSESKERDENLTFLRAAPFLNDLSDDVLNKVVDLLQRKYYEPNACIVREGEVGNEFFIIRGGTVTIKKKNEHNVERVVDRRKRGDYFGEQALLNADRRQASVYADAPGTEVLKLDREAFISYLGTIPQLREKPEERKSAERKQSTRQSEFDNEYAHVQLTDLKKVATLGAGAFGCVDLVSYNDKTFALKIIKKIDVIKQDQVEHVYSEKHVMMKCRSSPFIIELYKTFRNEKFVYFLMEACMGGDVWTVMSQRRFFDERTAKFLAGCVVEAFDFLHSHNIIYRDLKPENLMLTTDGYCKLVDFGFAKHIPPNQKTNTFAGTPEYVAPEIILDRGHDRAVDYWALGILIFELLVGKTPFRGQNQIKIYQQILGGIDVIQMPSKIPRSAQGLIKHLCKQLPAERLGYQRRGILDIKRHSWFDNLDWNKLKYKQLPSPIKRPITCNTDLQYFGPAGVENDYDPPDETSGWDIDF
- the LOC106615054 gene encoding cGMP-dependent protein kinase 1 isoform X3, translated to MACFPRKLRIFNRTTASFTPAEDENTDTLLNNAANPVQIGRYIRREETALFTPKSSEQLRKSQEQIIDNRNNRTNNNNNVGSNNGHDNNVTKSNNINGNSANGSLINNESSNVNSLPPKKFISNKAHNLNRNNSANKSNNNNKDGVANLLLKPVKGRRPTALPSDAPNLEEEEEYDDVDGVEKERAAAELDRIVEEKTGALNVNIKQANGYRSNSSDQDTPTTPGSTLAVRFFIGQHAHDEDAASAQSLDAGSYRSTEAVTVQSSEQQQKQTKKLHLQTADAIDGNNTTGTFTTLMQLSAPNSQEWSTQSNSSRLASACSSPTLYGPQATTRKSKSKSWRKARGNSPPAEDLHIPPPPPLPPQPLTTASSSASLLSLRSNKIKRNSAVATPTTATPHIEEGGISANAEFARPPSYDVRYDGTGSLTTAATTAASDATNDKEQMPTPKESDNSDTPQVHRVEGGLIFTRPNLPAKKDVHIEFIEKDNETRNLIRKAIERNDFLNNYMDKERKEMVIDAMAPTFYKKDSYIIHENDEGSEIYVSETGYFDVIKGGKVVGSFGPTTLFGELAILYNANRLASVRATTNARVWKITRETFRQIMVLSESKERDENLTFLRAAPFLNDLSDDVLNKVVDLLQRKYYEPNACIVREGEVGNEFFIIRGGTVTIKKKNEHNVERVVDRRKRGDYFGEQALLNADRRQASVYADAPGTEVLKLDREAFISYLGTIPQLREKPEERKSAERKQSTRQSEFDNEYAHVQLTDLKKVATLGAGAFGCVDLVSYNDKTFALKIIKKIDVIKQDQVEHVYSEKHVMMKCRSSPFIIELYKTFRNEKFVYFLMEACMGGDVWTVMSQRRFFDERTAKFLAGCVVEAFDFLHSHNIIYRDLKPENLMLTTDGYCKLVDFGFAKHIPPNQKTNTFAGTPEYVAPEIILDRGHDRAVDYWALGILIFELLVGKTPFRGQNQIKIYQQILGGIDVIQMPSKIPRSAQGLIKHLCKQLPAERLGYQRRGILDIKRHSWFDNLDWNKLKYKQLPSPIKRPITCNTDLQYFGPAGVENDYDPPDETSGWDIDF